In the genome of Deltaproteobacteria bacterium, the window AGTGTGGTAGATGTTCCTTCCGTGGTCGAATATGCCTTGACCCTGCCTAATGTAATCTACGCTCAGGAGCAGTTGTTTTCATGCGCTACCAACTCTGCAAAAGAAATAACGGACATGATCAAGGAAAAAGGGATCAATCGAGTGGTTATTGCTGCATGCAGCCCCAGGACCCTTGAACCGTTATTCTGGGATACTCTTCGGGAAGCGGGAATTAATCAGTATTTCCTGGAGATGGCTAATATTAGAGAGCATTGCTCCTGGGTCCACTCACGAGAAAAAGAAGACGCCACCCAAAAGTCGAAGGATATAGTCCGGATGTCGGTGGCCCGGGCTTGCCATCTGGAACCCTTACAGGAAATTGATCTGCCGGTAAACAAGACGGCGTTGGTGGTTGGTGGAGGAATAGCCGGCATGACTTGTGCCCTCTCCATAGCCAATCAGGGACATGAGGTTTATCTGGTTGAAAAAGATTCTGACCTGGGGGGAACAGCGCGGAGGCTCCATTACACTTTAGAGGGGCTGGATGTCCAGGCCTATTTGGGTGACCTCGTGCGCAAAGTTTATCAACACCCTTTAATACATGTCTATACTGATGCCGTTATCACAGAGGCTACCGGTTATGTCGGGAATTTCGTAACCAAAGTAAAGTCTGAAAGAGGGGTTACAGAGATAAAACATGGAGCAGCCGTTATCGCGATCGGAGCCGATGAATATAAACCCACCGAATACCTTTATGGAGAAGATGAAAGGGTAATGACCCACCTTGAGTTGGAGGAGCTGATAGCCAAAGGAGACGAAAGGCTTATCAACTCCAACAGCCTGGTCATGATCCAATGCGTAGGCTGCAGACAAGAGGACAGAAATTACTGTGCCCGGGTATGTTGCAGCCATGCTATAAAGAATGCCCTGAAACTGAAAGAAATAAACCCCGAGATGGATATTTACATTCTCTTTCGGGATATGAGAACCTATGGATTCAGGGAGGATTATTACCGAGAAGCGTCCAATAAGGATGTAAAGTTCATCTGCTATGAGCCGGATGATAAACCTCAGGTGGAAGCTGTTGAAGAAGAGGGTCGGCCTGTTTTAAGGGTTACCGTGACCGACTCCATCTTGGGTCAGAAGCTTGCATTAGACGCTGATTTCCTTTCTTTGGCTGCTGCCGTTATTCCACCTGCAGAAAACAAGGAAATATCCCAATTGTTCAAGGTCTCTTTGGGACCGGATGACTTTTTCAAAGAGGCGCATGTCAAATTAAGACCTGTTGAGTTCAGTACAGATGGTGTCTATCTTTGCGGAATGGCCCACTACCCCAAACACATACCGGAAGTGATCAACCAGGCCTTTGGAGCTGCAGGTAGGACTTTAACTCTCCTCTCAAACGATATAATCACTGTCTCAGGTTCAGTTTGCGAGGTGGACGAGAAGAAGTGTATGGGATGTGGGGCATGTATTTCAGCATGTACGTATGGCGCCATAGAGTTCCGTGAGACACGACAGGGCAAAAAGGCTGTAGTTAATCCTGTTATTTGTAAAGGAGACGGTCTTTGTAATGCAAAGTGTCCGACAGGAGCCATTTCACTAAAGCACTTTACCGATGAAGAGATAGTAAGCCAAATCGATGCCGCGGCTTCGGAGGAAGAGATCATACAACAAATCGATGCAGCGGTTGGAGATGTCTAAGGATCCACGGAAGAATTAAGCGGGAATTACTTATACGGGAGGAAGAAGGAATGAGTGACGGACTTCAATTTAAGCCGAATATATTAGGTTTTGTCTGTCATTGGTGAGCATACGGCGCTGCTGACCTGGCTGGAGTTTCCAGACTGCAATATACGACTGACATCAAACTCATTCGTGTCATGTGTTCAGGTCGAGTCGACCTGGAATATGTACTTAGATCTTTCTTGAATGGCATGGATGGAGTTTTTATTGGTGGTTGTCGTCTTAATGAGTGCAATTATATTACTCATGGAAATTACCATGCACTGAACATGGTGCATCTGTGCAAAAAAATTATGGAATACATAGGCCTGAACCCGGAAAGATTAAGGATAGAATTTATGACTTCCGGGGAAGGAATCCTTTTTGCTGAACTTATGAATGATTTCGCCAAGAAGGTGAGGGAAATAGGACCTCTAGGCAAAAGCGAAGGAATAGAAGAAAATGAATTGAAAAGCAGATTGGAGAATGTAAAAAAGCTGGTTCCTTACATTAAACTGA includes:
- a CDS encoding CoB--CoM heterodisulfide reductase iron-sulfur subunit A family protein yields the protein MEREFLIKEKIQQLSKSLGDSNFGDVMVVGGGISGIQASLDLAAAGFKVYLVEKSPAIGGHMAQLDKTFPTNDCSMUILSPKLVEVGRHPNIEVLTYTEVDGVEGEAGDFKVTLIKKPRYIIEDKCTGCTTCVEYCPVEYPDQFNQEISKNKAVHIYFAQAIPLVAYIDESCIYLKEKKCRICESVCKNEAIDFNQRPEKMEIKVGAVILSPGFEPFDPRVRDEYGYGKMQNVVTSMDYERLLCATGPYEGEILRASDKKHPRKIAWIQCIGSRRVTPGDNSYCSAVCCTYTQKQVILTKDHDAEAECTIFHNDIRSYGKDFELYYQRAEQLPGIRFIRSYASIVREIPESKNVVVRYATPDDGVKEEEFDMVVLSVGLNPPADYEDLADKFGIELNSHGFCNAVSSNPMETNRPGIFVSGAFQGPTDIPESVFSASGAGSQCAELLDYRRGKLTKERIYPEERDVSNEEPRVGVFVCHCGANIGSVVDVPSVVEYALTLPNVIYAQEQLFSCATNSAKEITDMIKEKGINRVVIAACSPRTLEPLFWDTLREAGINQYFLEMANIREHCSWVHSREKEDATQKSKDIVRMSVARACHLEPLQEIDLPVNKTALVVGGGIAGMTCALSIANQGHEVYLVEKDSDLGGTARRLHYTLEGLDVQAYLGDLVRKVYQHPLIHVYTDAVITEATGYVGNFVTKVKSERGVTEIKHGAAVIAIGADEYKPTEYLYGEDERVMTHLELEELIAKGDERLINSNSLVMIQCVGCRQEDRNYCARVCCSHAIKNALKLKEINPEMDIYILFRDMRTYGFREDYYREASNKDVKFICYEPDDKPQVEAVEEEGRPVLRVTVTDSILGQKLALDADFLSLAAAVIPPAENKEISQLFKVSLGPDDFFKEAHVKLRPVEFSTDGVYLCGMAHYPKHIPEVINQAFGAAGRTLTLLSNDIITVSGSVCEVDEKKCMGCGACISACTYGAIEFRETRQGKKAVVNPVICKGDGLCNAKCPTGAISLKHFTDEEIVSQIDAAASEEEIIQQIDAAVGDV
- a CDS encoding hydrogenase iron-sulfur subunit → MSDGLQFKPNILGFVCHWUAYGAADLAGVSRLQYTTDIKLIRVMCSGRVDLEYVLRSFLNGMDGVFIGGCRLNECNYITHGNYHALNMVHLCKKIMEYIGLNPERLRIEFMTSGEGILFAELMNDFAKKVREIGPLGKSEGIEENELKSRLENVKKLVPYIKLIKKEKMALRLDNIEEYNELYTSEEIDKLFSEVVSYYIDPEKCQACMICRRRCPAEAIIGGKKQIHVIDQDKCIKCGTCFEACPPRFGAIKKIIGEPVPPPIPEEQRAIARTG